Part of the Deinococcus aerophilus genome is shown below.
CGTCCTCGGTGGGCTGGAAGTCGCGCGGGTTGCGCAGGTAGATTGCCCCCGCCTGCTCGGCGAGCAGCTCATACAGCTGGTCTTCGGTGATGACCTGCTGGGCCACCAGGGTCACGCCCAGCGGCTCACCGGTCTGCTGCTGGGCGTCCAGGGCCACCTGCAGTTGGGCGTCGTTGATCAGCCCACGCGCGATCAGGCGCTGACCCATCTGCCCGCCCGTGCCGTCCCCGGTCTCGGTGGGCGTGACCGGAGTGAGGTCGAGTTCCGGGTAGTTCAGGGCAATGGCCCAGGAGATCTGCTCCTGCAGCGCCTGATACGGCTCAATGTTCAGGTTGCTGTCGTCTTCCAGGGCCTCGAGCGCCACGCTGGACAGCGGATCGACCAGCGCCACACGCAGGGTGCCGCCCTCCAGCGCAAAGGGAAAGGCCCCCACGCTCAGGGCCGTCTGGGCCCGCACCGCCGCGATGGCCTGCGGCTCGGGCGTGACCACCAGCAGGTTGACCAGCGGAATGCCCAGCGCCTCCTCGATGGCCCGCGCGATGCGCTTCTCGCCCACCAATCCCGAGTCAATCAGGATCTCGGCCAGGCGACCGCCCACCTCGGCATGGCGCACCAGGGCCTTTTGCAGGTCGCCGTCGTTGACGTATCCCTGCTCCAGCAAAATCGCGCCCAGACGGCGGTCACCTATAGAAAGAGCCATATCTTATTTCCTCCTCGTGATGTGCGGGGCCAGGGCCTCAGACTTTCCAATCATGTCCGTACCTCCGCAGCACCAGCCGTTCCAGATGCCGGGCCACCCGCGTGTGGGGCAAGGCGTTGGTTGCCAGGGGCCGCACCAGGATGGTGTGCATGCCGCTGAGGTTGCCTCCCAGCACGTCGGTGAACAGCTGATCGCCGACCATGCCCACCTGCTGGGCCGGCAGATTCAGGGCCCGGAGGGCCAGACGGTAGGCGCGGGGATTGGGTTTGCCCGCCAGCCCGACGCCGTGAAAGCCCAGACGCGCGAGCCAGAAAGCCGCCCGCCGACCCGTGGCATTGCTCAACAGATACAGGCCTATGCCCGAGTCGAGCAGGTCACGCGCCCAGCGGAACATGCCGGCGGCGGCGGCCTCCTCGTAACTGCCGTAGGGCACCAGCGTGTTGTCAAGATCGAGCAGCAGCCCGCGCAGCCCGCGGCGGGCCAGAAATTCCGGCGTGATCTGCAGGATGCTGTCAATCACATCGTCGGGCCGCAGCAGACTGGAGCGCCCGGTCATGCGCTTGCCCCCTGCAGCGGCGCGGCCCCGGTCCCGCTCAGGGCGATCACGGCCCACATGCGTCCGGTGCGCCCTGCATCGCGGCGGAACGAGTAGAACCCGGCCTCGGTCGAGCAGCGCCCGCTGAGCCAGATGTGGGCGCTGTCCACCCCGGCATCTTCCAGCACAGCCCGGTTGGCCCCGGCCAGATCGAGGTGCCGGTGGCCGTCCCGTTCCAGCACCCAATCGCCCAGACCGGCCGCCACAAATTGCCCCGCCACCGGCGCGCCGACCTCGTAGCGTTCGCCACAGATGCCGGGGCCGACCGCCGCGTGGATGCGTCCAGGCTGCGCCCCCAGGGCCGTCATGGCCTGCACGGTCCTGGCGGCAATGCGGCCTACAGTGCCCTTCCAGCCGGCGTGGGCCGCGCCGATCACACCCGCGAGCGGATCCTCCAGCAGCAGCGGGTAACAGTCGGCCGTCCCGATGGCGAGTGCGACGCCCGGGGTGCGGGTCACCAGCGCGTCACCGGTCCACACGCCCGGTCCGTCCACGGTGAGCACCTCGGTGCCGTGAACCTGATTCAGGCGGGCAAAGTGGGCGACGTCCAGGCCCAGCGCCCCGGCCAGACGGCGGCGGTTCTCGGCCACCGCCCGCGGGTCGTCCTCACGGTCGTCCAGGTTCAGGCCGCCGCCCCCCGGCGCTCCATATGCGCCCGCCGACACGCCTCCACTCCGGGTAGAAAAGGCGTGCGGCGCGGTCAGGTGCGGCGCGGTCAACAGCATCAGATCTGCAGTATCCGTGTTCATCTCTCACTGGATTCTGACGGCTGAGGCCCCCAGATGGGGGAAGACCGGGACCAATTCGCCCGGCCCGGCTTGCACCTGCTTCAACTTCCCCGGCGGTCCGGGCGCTAAAGTCCGGAACATGAGCGTGCAAATTGACCTGAGTGACAAGACGGCCCTGGTGATGGGCGTGGCGAACGCGCGCAGCCTGGGCTGGGCCATTGCCGAGCAGCTGCTGTCCGCGGGCTGTCGGGTGGGCTTTTCCTACCAGGGTGAGCGGTTGAAAAGTGAGCTGGACAAGCTGCTGGCGGGCCGGGAGGGCGTGTGGAGCCAGCAGGCCGACGCCACCAGCGAGGATGACCTCACGGCGCTGTTCGCCCGCGTGAAGCAGGAGTTCGGCCATCTGGACTATCTGGTGCATTCCATCGCCTACGCGCCGCGCACGGCCATGGAGGGACGCTTCCTGGACACCACGCCCGAGGACTGGAACACCGCCCTGAACGTCAGCGCGTACACGCTGGTCTCGTGCTGCCGGCACGCCGAGCCTCTGCTGCGTGAGGGGGCCAGTGTCGTCAGCCTGACCTACCACGCCTCACAGCAGGTGGTGCCCAAGTACAACGTGATGGGCGTGGCCAAGGCCGCCCTGGAGGCCGCCACCCGTTACCTGGCCGCCGATTTCGGCCCGCGCGAGATCCGGGTCAATACCATCAGTGCCGGGCCGATGCGGACCATCGCCGCCCGCAGCATTCCCGGTTTCGGCGGGCTGTACGACAAGGGCGCGCGCAACGCCGCCTTTGGCCGCAACGCGACCTCACAGGAGGTGGGCAAGCTCGCGCTGTTCCTGCTCTCGGACCTGGGCAGCGGCGTGACCGGACAGACCATGTACGTGGACGCGGGCCTGAGCATCATGACCGTGAAGGAAGACTGAGCGCGCCCCGCCCCCGCTGGAGCGGAGGTGGCGCGCGGGCCGCTATCATCGGCACATGAGCCTCACGCCCCTCGCCCTGATCTTGCTGAATGTGCAGCGCCAGCGTCTGGAGGACCAGCCGCACGAGCGTGAGGTGACGCGCGACTGGGCCCACCGCGTTGACCACGCCCGTGAGCAGGGCCAGCTGATCGTGATGATTCAGTGGGACGGTGCGCCGGAGGGAGCGTCCGGGGAGGGCCCACACGCCGAGCCCGAAACCTTCAGCAAGGGCTGGACGC
Proteins encoded:
- the pgeF gene encoding peptidoglycan editing factor PgeF, with the translated sequence MNTDTADLMLLTAPHLTAPHAFSTRSGGVSAGAYGAPGGGGLNLDDREDDPRAVAENRRRLAGALGLDVAHFARLNQVHGTEVLTVDGPGVWTGDALVTRTPGVALAIGTADCYPLLLEDPLAGVIGAAHAGWKGTVGRIAARTVQAMTALGAQPGRIHAAVGPGICGERYEVGAPVAGQFVAAGLGDWVLERDGHRHLDLAGANRAVLEDAGVDSAHIWLSGRCSTEAGFYSFRRDAGRTGRMWAVIALSGTGAAPLQGASA
- a CDS encoding YqeG family HAD IIIA-type phosphatase produces the protein MTGRSSLLRPDDVIDSILQITPEFLARRGLRGLLLDLDNTLVPYGSYEEAAAAGMFRWARDLLDSGIGLYLLSNATGRRAAFWLARLGFHGVGLAGKPNPRAYRLALRALNLPAQQVGMVGDQLFTDVLGGNLSGMHTILVRPLATNALPHTRVARHLERLVLRRYGHDWKV
- a CDS encoding enoyl-ACP reductase FabI codes for the protein MSVQIDLSDKTALVMGVANARSLGWAIAEQLLSAGCRVGFSYQGERLKSELDKLLAGREGVWSQQADATSEDDLTALFARVKQEFGHLDYLVHSIAYAPRTAMEGRFLDTTPEDWNTALNVSAYTLVSCCRHAEPLLREGASVVSLTYHASQQVVPKYNVMGVAKAALEAATRYLAADFGPREIRVNTISAGPMRTIAARSIPGFGGLYDKGARNAAFGRNATSQEVGKLALFLLSDLGSGVTGQTMYVDAGLSIMTVKED
- a CDS encoding cysteine hydrolase family protein; protein product: MSLTPLALILLNVQRQRLEDQPHEREVTRDWAHRVDHAREQGQLIVMIQWDGAPEGASGEGPHAEPETFSKGWTLHPDFRAEAGDLLVRARRPDAFSGTDLEAELRARAVRELHFLALPDAPELAVTAHSAREAGFTVTLEVPTLA